A window of the Methyloprofundus sp. genome harbors these coding sequences:
- a CDS encoding septum site-determining protein MinD, whose amino-acid sequence MARIIVVTSGKGGVGKTTTSAAIAMGLAKKGHKTAVIDFDVGLRNLDLIMGCERRVVYDFVNVINGEATLNQALIKDKRCNQLFILPASQTRDKDALTKEGVGKVLEELAKTFKYIVCDSPAGIERGANLAMYFADDAFVVTNPEVSSVRDSDRMLGILASKSKRAETSEEPIKEYLLLSRYDPKRVKLGAMLSVEDVQEILSLHLLGVIPESESVLNASNSGTPVILDEDSTAGQAYSDVVARYLGEEVEHRFIDEEKKGLFGRLFRS is encoded by the coding sequence TTGGCTAGAATTATAGTTGTTACATCAGGCAAAGGTGGCGTTGGCAAAACGACTACGAGTGCCGCCATTGCCATGGGGCTTGCTAAAAAAGGGCACAAAACAGCTGTTATCGACTTTGATGTAGGTCTGCGCAACTTAGATCTTATTATGGGTTGTGAACGCCGTGTTGTTTATGATTTCGTTAACGTCATTAATGGTGAAGCAACGCTTAATCAAGCACTGATTAAAGATAAACGCTGTAATCAACTATTTATCCTACCCGCCTCACAAACTCGCGATAAAGATGCGCTAACTAAAGAGGGCGTTGGCAAAGTTCTGGAAGAACTGGCCAAAACATTTAAATACATTGTATGTGATTCACCCGCTGGCATTGAGCGCGGTGCTAATTTAGCCATGTACTTTGCTGATGATGCTTTTGTGGTCACTAACCCAGAAGTTTCTTCAGTACGTGATTCTGATCGCATGCTCGGTATTTTAGCCAGTAAATCAAAGCGCGCTGAAACGAGCGAGGAACCTATCAAAGAATACCTGTTATTATCTCGCTATGACCCAAAACGAGTTAAGTTAGGTGCAATGCTTAGTGTAGAAGATGTGCAAGAAATCTTATCTTTACATTTACTTGGCGTTATCCCTGAGTCAGAATCAGTGTTGAATGCATCCAATTCGGGCACACCTGTCATACTTGACGAAGATAGCACTGCAGGCCAAGCCTACAGTGATGTTGTAGCACGTTATCTGGGCGAAGAAGTAGAACATAGATTTATTGATGAAGAAAAGAAAGGTCTATTCGGTCGCCTGTTTAGGAGCTAA
- a CDS encoding voltage-gated potassium channel, whose translation MDTKLIAIFGYSSMSFELIKQLSSKQNSLLILDADPKKVALAQQNGLPAELLDYRQDADLTSIGLDSQIETLFCFLENDSENVFLTLSARALNSQLKIISIINQPESAEKLLAAGANKIIDPYEACSSKIYQLLTKPSISSVLDQIVFGRADLHMAEITIPQNSSLDKTLTSQLQLNKDYNLFLIGVVDKELGEKLYFALSEQDHTLDVGDVLVILGANRDIRKFKKEIGVIE comes from the coding sequence ATGGACACAAAATTAATTGCTATTTTTGGTTATAGCAGTATGTCATTTGAACTGATTAAACAACTTAGTTCGAAGCAAAATAGCCTATTGATACTGGATGCTGACCCGAAAAAAGTTGCATTAGCCCAGCAAAATGGCCTGCCAGCTGAATTGCTGGATTATCGCCAAGATGCTGACCTGACCTCTATAGGTCTAGACTCACAAATAGAAACCTTATTTTGCTTTTTAGAGAATGACTCGGAAAATGTATTTCTAACCCTATCGGCGCGAGCATTAAATAGTCAGCTAAAGATAATTAGCATCATTAACCAACCTGAATCTGCCGAGAAATTATTAGCAGCTGGCGCTAATAAAATTATTGACCCTTATGAAGCTTGCAGCTCCAAAATATATCAGTTACTTACTAAACCAAGTATTTCTTCGGTATTAGATCAGATTGTTTTTGGGCGTGCCGATCTGCATATGGCTGAAATTACCATTCCACAAAATTCCAGTTTAGATAAAACCCTGACCAGCCAATTGCAGCTTAATAAAGATTATAATTTATTTTTAATTGGTGTTGTCGATAAGGAATTGGGTGAAAAGCTATACTTCGCATTAAGCGAACAAGATCATACCCTCGATGTTGGTGATGTTTTAGTGATATTAGGTGCCAATCGAGATATTAGAAAATTTAAAAAAGAAATAGGAGTTATTGAATGA
- a CDS encoding disulfide bond formation protein DsbB, with product MIQFKARTWFFLGCLSCFSMLAVGAYFQIVEEMEPCPLCISQRIAILTTGIIFLIAALHNPAQKGTRCYAIIGSISALFGSAISARHVWLQNLPPEEVPECSPGLSYIFENFPLTETLKLMLNGTGECADVLWNFLGLSIPGWTFVAFIGLASLSLYQLFNKA from the coding sequence ATGATTCAATTTAAAGCGAGAACTTGGTTTTTCCTAGGCTGCCTCAGTTGCTTTTCGATGTTAGCCGTCGGTGCTTATTTTCAAATCGTAGAGGAAATGGAGCCTTGCCCACTCTGCATATCACAACGTATTGCGATTTTAACCACCGGCATTATCTTCCTCATTGCAGCGTTGCATAATCCTGCCCAGAAAGGCACACGATGTTACGCTATCATCGGATCAATATCGGCTTTGTTTGGTTCGGCAATATCCGCGCGCCATGTTTGGTTACAAAATTTACCACCTGAAGAAGTGCCGGAATGCAGTCCAGGATTAAGCTATATTTTTGAAAACTTCCCCTTAACCGAAACCTTAAAATTAATGCTCAACGGCACAGGCGAGTGCGCCGATGTTCTTTGGAACTTTTTAGGGCTTAGCATTCCCGGCTGGACCTTTGTTGCTTTTATTGGCCTCGCTAGCCTGAGCCTTTATCAACTTTTCAATAAAGCATAG
- a CDS encoding two-component system, sensor histidine kinase and response regulator — MIILLSSGVLAAKTLVPLNLTEAEQQWLQQHPIIRVGVDQNWPPFDYVDNAKQHKGIASSYLKILAQSLGVRFEITADIWKNVLQGVKTGQLDMLACASNTAERRQYLNFTQPYIEIDTVFVSRIDGQAINSLADLAGKTVALPKGTYIHELLKNKAQAESFKFVQSNQEALQAVSLGAADAYVGNLAVVSYFMEQDLLTNLRVDNRLIAEKSKLALAIRKDWVILYSIMQKGLVAISSEQHKEIKRQWIDLGTKAIALPELKLTLAETAWLQQHQTMQIGIDSSWPPIEYLDPQAQTYLGIASEYVVYLEQILAITTDFNPQLSWEQVLEQIQAKQIDFLPAVSKTPERERYLSFTRPYLKFPYVIFARNDAPIMTGIMDLIDKKIVVERHYANHEILQVNYPQLELVVVENTRQALEVLSLGQADAYMGNLAATSHILLQEGIMNIKVAAPTPYTNDLAFAVRKDWPELVGIIQKALDTLTPKQINAFKKKWFAIRYEHSTDYSLVWQVLAVTLTVLALFMLWLLQVRRQKEALRLSSERFEFAMNASQEGLWDWNIQNNSVYFSPAYAAMLGYQENELVGLHQTWEKLLHPDDKKQAIKVLVRAISSCAKQYQHEFRLRHKLGHYIDVNSIGSVVAVDAEGNAIRAVGTQQNITERKKIQTALEQQKFALDAATIVTMSDAEGNITYVNDNFCRMTGYTREEILGCNHHVLNSGVHSAAFWSEMFAQASQGIPWRGEICNQAKNGALYWVDSTIMGLFNSQGELEQYIAICSDITERKQAEHQLMDREQQFSSLIHNIPSTFYQYQYEFADNWSISFISDAIESISGYQAEDFSYRGKTLTQLTFPADKQKVTDSIVNAIVKHKPYAIEYRIVHKDQSIRWIHEKGIAVYDDEQQPLYLQGAIFDITENKQVEIELAKAKQLAERASQFKSEFLSNMSHEIRTPMNAIIGLGYLALKTDLNTQQQDYIHKIQNASNSLLTIINDILDFSKIEADKLHLESVSFQLDEVFEDLADLFRFASEAKNIEITLDIAPEVPTTLIGDPTRLAQILNNLCSNALKFTEQGHIQVSVEPVDLTEHKAILKFMVADTGCGIPEHQQSSLFDSFSQVDASTTRLHGGTGLGLAICKKLVTMMNGMLGVDSDLGKGSTFFFFAEFGLGVQQKNPHLLPQPDLRGLRVLVVDDNETACKVLRDQLASLSFKVTTVASAADAYVTLKTAEKNFDLILMDWSMPDTNGLDAVRHIQQKIQISKTPAIIMVTAYALDEVVKEAESIGLDGFIVKPVTPSTLFDSIIKALKPATIINTTHSNTAAHSLLGTVLLVEDNRINQQVAEELLKSFGLHVEVAVNGLDAVNKVTRLANKLDLVLMDIQMPEMDGIQATKKIRENPDFVDLPIIAMTAHAMVGDKEKSLNAGMNEHITKPIDPSELHNTLARWLRPALANVTESSSQQDNIDLVVLPDYSENLDVDWGLQRIGGNRKLFSKLLHEFYQDHQEDMQLIESAMAEQRTQEVQHIVHTIKGVAGNIGARKLQQSCTKLEQALLTGEQISNDLFLFKQDFQQLFAQLQQFASLLAPINKDIATLDSSAVPSYFSPEKLAELTALLAQLLQGGDVTALDELSKVKQQLPASSHIEIQSLQQAIENFDFDLAITLLKKITDPTVGDHDA; from the coding sequence TTGATAATACTCTTATCTTCAGGTGTTTTAGCCGCTAAAACATTAGTACCCTTAAATTTAACAGAAGCAGAGCAACAGTGGTTGCAGCAGCATCCAATTATCAGGGTAGGCGTTGATCAAAATTGGCCGCCATTTGACTACGTTGATAATGCAAAGCAACATAAAGGTATTGCTTCCAGTTATCTTAAAATTCTTGCGCAAAGCTTAGGAGTACGGTTTGAAATAACCGCTGATATTTGGAAAAATGTTTTACAAGGTGTTAAAACAGGGCAGCTAGATATGTTGGCTTGTGCATCAAATACAGCAGAACGTCGGCAATATCTCAATTTCACTCAGCCTTATATAGAAATTGACACCGTCTTCGTTAGTCGTATTGATGGGCAAGCTATTAATTCATTGGCAGACTTAGCGGGTAAAACAGTGGCGTTGCCTAAAGGTACGTATATACACGAACTGTTAAAAAATAAAGCGCAAGCGGAATCCTTTAAATTTGTGCAATCGAATCAAGAAGCTTTGCAGGCAGTTTCTTTAGGTGCGGCAGATGCTTATGTCGGTAACTTGGCAGTGGTCAGTTATTTTATGGAGCAGGATTTATTAACCAACCTCAGAGTTGATAATCGACTGATTGCCGAGAAATCCAAGCTAGCATTAGCAATACGTAAGGACTGGGTTATTTTGTATAGTATTATGCAAAAAGGTTTAGTCGCTATTTCTAGTGAGCAGCACAAGGAAATTAAGCGTCAATGGATTGATTTGGGCACTAAGGCAATTGCCCTTCCAGAGCTAAAATTAACTTTAGCCGAGACGGCATGGTTACAACAACACCAAACTATGCAGATTGGTATTGATAGCAGTTGGCCTCCCATTGAATATCTTGACCCACAGGCACAGACTTATTTAGGGATTGCTTCGGAGTATGTCGTCTATCTGGAACAAATATTGGCAATAACAACTGATTTTAATCCGCAGTTGAGCTGGGAGCAGGTACTTGAACAAATTCAGGCTAAGCAGATAGATTTTTTACCGGCAGTTTCTAAAACGCCTGAACGTGAGCGTTACCTTAGTTTTACTCGGCCTTATCTAAAGTTTCCCTATGTTATCTTTGCGCGCAATGATGCGCCAATAATGACTGGGATTATGGATTTGATCGATAAAAAAATAGTGGTGGAAAGGCACTATGCTAATCATGAAATTCTACAAGTTAACTATCCTCAACTTGAATTAGTGGTGGTAGAGAATACGAGGCAAGCATTAGAGGTATTATCACTGGGACAAGCTGATGCTTATATGGGCAACTTGGCAGCAACTAGCCATATTCTGTTGCAAGAAGGCATTATGAATATAAAAGTCGCTGCACCAACTCCTTATACTAATGATTTGGCCTTTGCCGTGCGTAAGGACTGGCCAGAATTGGTGGGGATCATCCAAAAAGCATTGGATACTTTGACACCCAAACAAATCAATGCCTTTAAAAAGAAGTGGTTTGCGATTCGCTATGAACATAGTACCGATTATTCTTTAGTTTGGCAGGTTTTGGCAGTAACCTTGACTGTGCTGGCTCTTTTTATGCTTTGGTTATTACAAGTACGTAGACAAAAAGAAGCACTTAGATTGAGTAGTGAGCGTTTTGAGTTTGCCATGAATGCATCTCAAGAAGGCTTATGGGATTGGAATATCCAAAATAATAGCGTCTACTTTAGCCCAGCTTATGCGGCAATGTTGGGTTACCAAGAGAATGAGCTTGTAGGACTGCATCAAACATGGGAAAAATTACTGCATCCTGATGATAAAAAACAGGCAATTAAAGTATTAGTCCGTGCTATTTCGAGTTGTGCCAAACAATATCAACATGAGTTTAGGTTACGACATAAATTAGGGCATTATATTGATGTTAATTCTATTGGCTCTGTTGTGGCAGTTGATGCAGAAGGCAATGCAATAAGAGCGGTTGGTACTCAACAGAATATTACTGAACGTAAGAAAATTCAAACCGCTTTGGAGCAGCAGAAGTTTGCTTTAGATGCGGCTACTATTGTTACCATGAGCGATGCTGAGGGGAATATTACTTATGTGAATGATAATTTCTGTCGTATGACTGGTTATACGCGTGAAGAGATTCTGGGTTGTAATCATCATGTCCTAAATTCAGGGGTGCATTCTGCTGCATTTTGGAGCGAGATGTTTGCACAGGCTTCACAAGGTATACCATGGCGTGGTGAGATTTGTAATCAAGCAAAAAATGGTGCACTTTATTGGGTTGATAGCACCATTATGGGCTTGTTTAATAGTCAGGGTGAGCTAGAGCAATATATTGCCATTTGTTCGGATATTACTGAACGCAAACAAGCTGAACATCAATTGATGGATAGGGAGCAGCAATTTAGTTCTTTAATCCATAATATTCCCAGTACCTTCTATCAGTACCAATACGAATTTGCCGATAACTGGAGTATTTCATTTATAAGTGATGCCATTGAGTCCATTAGTGGCTATCAAGCTGAAGATTTTAGCTATAGAGGTAAAACACTTACCCAGTTAACTTTCCCTGCCGATAAACAAAAGGTCACCGATAGCATTGTCAATGCGATTGTTAAGCATAAACCTTATGCAATAGAGTATCGGATTGTGCATAAAGACCAGTCGATACGCTGGATACATGAAAAAGGCATTGCTGTATATGATGATGAACAACAGCCTTTATATTTACAAGGTGCCATTTTTGATATTACCGAAAATAAGCAGGTAGAAATAGAGCTGGCAAAAGCGAAACAGCTTGCTGAACGCGCTAGCCAATTTAAAAGTGAATTTTTATCTAATATGAGTCATGAAATTCGCACACCAATGAATGCTATTATTGGCTTGGGGTATTTGGCTTTAAAAACCGACTTGAATACTCAGCAGCAAGATTATATTCATAAAATTCAAAATGCCAGTAACTCATTATTAACCATCATTAATGATATTTTGGATTTTTCTAAAATAGAGGCGGATAAATTACACCTTGAGTCGGTTAGCTTTCAGTTAGATGAAGTGTTCGAAGACCTTGCCGATTTATTTCGTTTTGCCAGTGAAGCAAAAAATATTGAAATCACTCTGGATATTGCGCCTGAAGTACCCACTACACTGATTGGTGACCCAACGCGTTTGGCGCAAATTTTGAATAATTTGTGTAGTAATGCATTGAAATTTACTGAACAGGGGCATATTCAGGTATCTGTCGAACCAGTTGATTTAACCGAGCATAAAGCGATACTGAAGTTTATGGTTGCGGATACGGGCTGTGGTATTCCTGAACATCAACAAAGTAGTTTGTTTGATTCATTTTCACAAGTTGATGCTTCAACAACGCGTTTACATGGCGGCACAGGTTTGGGCTTGGCTATTTGCAAAAAGCTGGTAACCATGATGAATGGCATGTTGGGCGTTGATAGTGATTTAGGTAAAGGCAGTACTTTTTTCTTTTTTGCAGAATTTGGCTTGGGAGTGCAGCAAAAAAATCCTCATTTACTACCGCAACCGGATTTGCGTGGTTTACGAGTGTTGGTTGTGGATGACAACGAAACCGCATGTAAGGTATTGCGTGACCAGCTGGCTTCGTTATCATTTAAGGTGACTACTGTTGCTAGTGCTGCTGATGCTTATGTTACTTTAAAAACGGCTGAAAAAAACTTTGACCTGATTTTGATGGACTGGTCGATGCCGGATACTAATGGTTTGGATGCAGTTCGTCATATTCAGCAGAAAATTCAAATCAGTAAAACACCAGCAATTATAATGGTGACCGCCTATGCATTGGATGAAGTGGTTAAGGAAGCAGAAAGTATTGGTTTGGATGGCTTTATTGTTAAACCGGTCACGCCTTCGACGTTATTTGATAGCATTATTAAAGCATTAAAGCCCGCTACCATTATTAATACTACGCATAGCAATACAGCTGCGCATAGTTTATTGGGAACAGTATTATTAGTTGAGGATAACCGTATTAATCAGCAAGTTGCTGAGGAATTACTGAAATCGTTTGGCTTACACGTTGAGGTCGCTGTTAATGGTTTAGATGCAGTGAATAAAGTAACTCGCCTAGCTAATAAGCTTGATTTGGTATTAATGGATATTCAAATGCCGGAAATGGATGGCATTCAAGCGACCAAGAAAATTCGAGAAAATCCTGACTTTGTCGATTTACCGATTATTGCAATGACTGCACATGCAATGGTAGGGGATAAAGAAAAATCACTTAATGCGGGTATGAATGAGCATATTACCAAACCTATAGATCCGAGTGAATTACATAATACTTTAGCGCGTTGGTTGCGACCTGCATTAGCCAATGTAACAGAAAGCTCGTCTCAGCAGGATAATATTGACTTGGTAGTCTTGCCTGACTACTCTGAAAATTTGGATGTAGATTGGGGGCTGCAACGTATTGGGGGTAATCGCAAGCTGTTTAGTAAGCTGTTGCATGAGTTTTATCAAGATCATCAAGAAGATATGCAGTTAATTGAGAGTGCGATGGCAGAGCAACGTACGCAAGAGGTACAGCATATTGTGCATACCATTAAGGGTGTTGCCGGCAATATCGGCGCACGTAAATTACAGCAGAGTTGTACTAAACTTGAGCAAGCCTTGTTAACAGGAGAGCAAATCAGCAATGACTTGTTTTTATTTAAGCAGGATTTTCAGCAGTTATTTGCGCAATTGCAGCAGTTTGCTAGTTTACTTGCGCCAATAAATAAAGATATTGCAACATTAGATAGCAGTGCTGTTCCTAGTTATTTTTCACCAGAGAAACTTGCAGAGCTAACCGCTTTATTAGCACAATTATTGCAAGGTGGAGATGTGACAGCTTTAGATGAATTAAGTAAAGTAAAGCAGCAGTTGCCAGCAAGCAGTCATATAGAGATACAAAGCTTGCAGCAGGCCATCGAAAATTTTGATTTTGATTTAGCCATTACCCTATTAAAAAAAATAACAGACCCTACTGTGGGAGACCATGATGCTTAA
- a CDS encoding cell division topological specificity factor — translation MSLLNYFKTSKPKTASLAKERLQILIAHERSMQNQPSYLPELQKDLLAVIQKYIEVDQDAVSVNFDSDDEQETLELNIILPEHPHT, via the coding sequence ATGAGCTTACTTAATTACTTTAAAACATCCAAACCCAAAACAGCATCACTTGCTAAAGAGCGCTTACAAATTCTTATTGCTCATGAAAGAAGCATGCAAAATCAGCCATCATATTTACCTGAGCTGCAGAAAGACTTATTAGCTGTTATTCAGAAATACATTGAAGTTGACCAAGATGCAGTCTCGGTTAATTTTGACAGTGACGATGAACAGGAAACCTTAGAACTTAATATAATTCTACCTGAGCATCCACATACCTAA
- a CDS encoding septum site-determining protein MinC — protein sequence MSTEPPLTPSNAPAFELKSGVVTVPALNIFIADINIIAQQLRDKIQLAPEFFTNSAILIDLHAIQDEDLNLALLVDAIRNAGMHPIGIRGGSSAQQLMAKELMLSVMASHNNATETKAVTQAEPAVAKEDVSTAPAAASTNIETITIEHPIRSGQRVYAKGDLVVLAQVSAGAEIMAEGNIHVYGSLRGRALAGVLGNENVRIFCSDLQAELISIAGNYRVSEDIDDSVRATPVQIHLSKQALIIKNI from the coding sequence ATGTCTACCGAGCCCCCACTTACACCCTCCAATGCCCCCGCTTTTGAACTTAAAAGTGGTGTTGTTACTGTGCCTGCCTTAAATATATTTATCGCAGATATTAATATCATTGCACAACAATTACGTGACAAAATTCAATTGGCTCCAGAATTTTTTACCAATTCGGCCATCTTAATTGATTTACACGCTATACAGGATGAAGACCTAAACCTAGCATTGCTAGTTGATGCAATTCGCAATGCAGGCATGCACCCTATCGGTATTCGTGGCGGATCTTCTGCACAACAACTCATGGCAAAAGAATTAATGCTCTCTGTTATGGCATCGCATAATAATGCCACTGAAACAAAGGCAGTCACTCAAGCAGAACCCGCTGTAGCTAAAGAAGACGTATCAACAGCGCCCGCAGCAGCCTCCACTAATATTGAAACAATTACTATTGAACACCCCATTCGCTCTGGGCAACGCGTCTACGCAAAAGGTGATTTGGTTGTCTTGGCACAAGTCAGTGCAGGTGCGGAAATCATGGCTGAAGGTAACATTCATGTATATGGTTCACTCAGAGGACGAGCACTAGCTGGTGTCTTGGGCAATGAAAATGTACGTATCTTTTGCTCAGATTTACAAGCAGAATTAATATCTATTGCAGGTAATTATCGCGTTAGTGAAGATATTGATGATTCTGTCCGTGCAACACCAGTACAAATACATTTAAGCAAGCAAGCTTTAATTATCAAAAATATTTAG
- a CDS encoding diguanylate cyclase: MCKAKILVVDDERFFTNLLYDILKDKYHVSVVNSGTAALEKIQQQHFDLVLLDILMPDIDGYEVCRQIKLLEHGHNVAVIFLSVKNDEQDELTGFKLGAVDYITKPISLPIVLARVATQVALVNAQTQLRQHSADLELLVSKRTAELNREITKKQKAYEKLHYLANYDQLTQLPNRNLFNERLAYAYKLAKRNKTQFSLLLIDLDRFKQVNDSLGHHIGDLLLEQVGVRLSACLRGVDTIARLGGDEFTVILTEITKKQDAAIVAEKILESLGEPFNVNGQTIHIGASIGIASYPEDGEDFSCMLKNADLAMYEVKEKGKNAYAFFSAGLTIYVKQRMELDKDLRHALINEELYLQYQPIIDLSNNAICGVEALLRWHHPKYSNVATEEIISIAEDSDLILELGEWVLTSACRQFSEWRQQGLDNLHIAINMSTRQFCYKADSNGMVAKLIQQFQIPADALQLEITESLMLEDSEFTVDVLQKLKQLGLAFSVDDFGTGYSSLGYLRRFPIDILKIDKSFIQDLPLDSGSDALVKAIIAMAQCLNLRVIAEGVETQQQLEFLQRHGCDMVQGYYFSRPVSAAKFELLMAQQQKLSSV, translated from the coding sequence ATGTGCAAAGCAAAAATTTTAGTGGTAGATGATGAGCGTTTTTTTACCAACCTTTTATACGATATCCTTAAGGATAAATATCATGTCAGTGTTGTTAACAGCGGTACTGCGGCACTAGAAAAAATTCAGCAGCAACATTTTGATTTGGTGCTATTGGATATTTTAATGCCAGATATTGATGGTTATGAAGTATGTCGACAAATTAAATTATTGGAACACGGGCATAACGTCGCCGTTATATTCTTGTCGGTAAAAAACGATGAACAAGATGAATTAACCGGTTTTAAATTAGGTGCTGTCGATTATATTACTAAGCCAATCAGTTTGCCGATTGTGTTGGCTCGTGTTGCTACCCAAGTTGCTTTGGTTAATGCGCAGACGCAATTAAGACAACACAGTGCTGATCTAGAATTATTGGTGAGCAAAAGAACGGCAGAGCTCAATAGGGAAATTACCAAAAAACAGAAGGCTTATGAAAAGCTACATTATTTGGCGAATTATGATCAATTAACACAGCTACCTAATAGGAATTTATTTAACGAGCGTTTAGCTTATGCTTATAAATTAGCAAAACGTAATAAGACTCAGTTTTCTTTGCTATTGATTGATTTAGATCGCTTTAAACAAGTGAATGATAGCTTAGGGCATCATATTGGGGATTTATTGCTGGAGCAAGTCGGAGTGCGTCTTTCTGCGTGTTTGCGTGGTGTTGATACTATTGCGCGTCTAGGAGGTGATGAATTTACCGTTATTTTGACGGAAATTACCAAGAAACAAGATGCCGCCATTGTCGCTGAAAAGATTTTAGAGTCACTTGGTGAGCCCTTTAACGTCAATGGGCAAACTATTCATATAGGTGCTAGTATCGGTATTGCATCTTATCCTGAAGATGGTGAAGATTTTAGCTGCATGCTAAAAAATGCTGATTTAGCCATGTATGAAGTCAAAGAAAAAGGGAAAAATGCTTATGCTTTTTTCTCTGCGGGGTTAACCATCTATGTTAAACAGCGGATGGAGTTGGATAAGGACTTACGGCATGCCTTGATTAATGAAGAGCTTTATTTGCAATACCAACCCATTATAGATTTAAGCAATAATGCGATTTGCGGGGTTGAAGCTTTACTACGTTGGCATCACCCTAAATATAGTAATGTTGCCACTGAAGAGATCATTTCCATTGCCGAAGACAGTGATTTGATTTTAGAGCTGGGTGAGTGGGTTTTAACCAGTGCATGTCGGCAATTTAGTGAATGGCGGCAGCAGGGGTTAGATAATTTACATATTGCTATTAATATGTCTACCAGACAGTTTTGTTATAAAGCTGATAGTAATGGCATGGTGGCCAAACTTATACAACAGTTCCAAATTCCTGCTGATGCACTACAGCTAGAAATTACCGAAAGTTTAATGCTTGAGGACTCAGAGTTTACTGTGGACGTGTTGCAGAAACTTAAACAGCTAGGGCTTGCATTTTCAGTGGATGATTTTGGAACGGGCTATTCTTCATTAGGGTATTTACGCCGATTTCCTATTGATATTTTGAAAATTGATAAATCATTTATTCAAGACTTGCCATTAGATTCAGGCAGTGATGCTTTGGTAAAAGCAATTATTGCTATGGCGCAGTGTCTAAATTTGCGAGTGATAGCTGAAGGGGTAGAAACCCAGCAGCAACTGGAATTTCTACAAAGACATGGCTGCGATATGGTACAAGGCTATTATTTTAGTCGCCCTGTTTCTGCTGCCAAATTTGAGTTACTAATGGCACAGCAACAAAAACTAAGCTCGGTATAA